GCGGGGATGCGGCACGCCGACGACGCACGCCTGGTGCACCCCGTCGATCGTGAGCAGCTCGCGTTCGAGCACCTCGGGGTGGAGTTTGAGCCCACCGGTGTCGATGATCGCGTCGAGCCGGCCGGTGACGACGAGGCGGCCGTCGGCTAGCTCGCCGCCGTCGGAGGTGGCGAACCAGCCCGGCTCGGCGAAAGCGTCGTGGTCGGGTACGTTGCGGTACCCCGCGGCGATCATCGGCCCGCCGAGGTGGATCCGGCCCTGGCGAACCCGCACCCGCGCGCCGGGGATGGGGGAGCCGTCGTAGACGCAGCCACCGGCGGTTTCGGAAGAACCGTACGTGGTGACCACGGTGATGCCGAGCTGGCCGGCGGCGTCGAGCAGCCGCGGGTTGGTGGCCGCGCCGCCGACGAGGACGGCGTCGAAGACCCGCAGGGCGTCGATGCCGACGAGGGTGTCCATGGCCTTGGCGAGCTGCATCGGCGCCAGTGAGGTGTACGTGCGCTCGCCGGTGGCGCCGGCGCGCTCGGAGGCGCGGGCGAAGGCCGAAATATCGAAGCCGGTAGAAACATCGACGGTGATCG
Above is a genomic segment from Corynebacterium uterequi containing:
- the menE gene encoding o-succinylbenzoate--CoA ligase, with product MSRALGVLPVDPHHPAGILPALEEAISAEATWLPVPTNDPTRAALLRRSQRAGEPIDADVALVVATSGSTGTPKGAMLTPANLVSSADATHQRLGGEGQWVLAMPAHHIAGVQVLVRSLIAGIDPITVDVSTGFDISAFARASERAGATGERTYTSLAPMQLAKAMDTLVGIDALRVFDAVLVGGAATNPRLLDAAGQLGITVVTTYGSSETAGGCVYDGSPIPGARVRVRQGRIHLGGPMIAAGYRNVPDHDAFAEPGWFATSDGGELADGRLVVTGRLDAIIDTGGLKLHPEVLERELLTIDGVHQACVVGVPHPRFGQAVVAAYTGPAAREDILDSLAHLPRWQLPKELLAVDALPTTGPGKIDRQAVLALFS